One part of the Vicia villosa cultivar HV-30 ecotype Madison, WI linkage group LG6, Vvil1.0, whole genome shotgun sequence genome encodes these proteins:
- the LOC131609976 gene encoding alpha-L-arabinofuranosidase 1-like, with protein sequence MGSCCVFMLQLFILVCLLVQCFDAKVHADLNATLVVDASQASGRPIPDTLFGLFFEEINHAGAGGLWAELVSNRGFEAGGPNTPSNIDPWLIIGNETDINVETDRTSIFERNKVALRLEVLCDNTCPADGVGVYNPGFWGMNIEQGKKYKVVFYARSTGPLNLVVSFTGPNGVGNLASTVITGSASDFSNWTKVETVLEAKATSRNSRLQLTTTAKGVIWLDQVSAMPVDTYKGHGFRNDLFQMLVDMKPSFIRFPGGCFVEGESLRNAFRWKASVGPWEERPGHFGDVWKYWTDDGLGYFEFLQLSEDLGALPIWVFNNGVSHTDEVDTSAVLPFVREALDGLEFARGDPTSKWGSLRAAMGHPEPFNLKYVAVGNEDCGKKNYRGNYLRFYSAIRQAYPDIKIISNCDASSTPLDHPADLYDYHIYTGADDMFSRSTTFNRVTRSGPKAFVSEYAVTGKDAGQGSLLAALAEAGFLIGLENNSDIIDMASYAPLFVNANDRRWNPDAIVFNSFQLYGTPSYWMQLFFAESNGATLLSSSLQTNSSKTLIASAITWQNSVDKKSYLRIKAVNYGASAVNLKISISGLDPNSLQSSGSSKSVLTSANVMDENSFSQPKKIVPIQSLLQNVGKDMNAILPPHSFTLLDLLKESNKLMMPESDSSIRSSI encoded by the exons ATGGGTTCATGTTGTGTTTTTATGCTTCAACTCTTTATACTGGTTTGTCTTTTGGTTCAATGCTTTGATGCTAAAGTGCATGCTGATCTTAATGCAACACTTGTTGTAGATGCTTCCCAGGCTTCTGGTAGACCAATACCGGATACTCTTTTTGGACTATTCTTTGAG GAGATCAATCATGCTGGAGCTGGTGGACTGTGGGCCGAGCTTGTGAGCAACAGAG GATTTGAAGCTGGGGGCCCTAACACTCCTTCAAATATTGATCCTTGGTTAATTATTGGAAATGAAACGGATATTAATGTTGAAACGGATCGTACATCTATCTTTGAACGTAACAAGGTTGCGCTCCGATTGGAGGTGTTATGTGACAATACCTGCCCTGCTGATGGTGTTGGCGTTTATAACCCTGGCTTCTGGGGCATG AATATTGAGCAAGGGAAGAAATATAAAGTTGTCTTCTATGCTCGTTCAACTGGACCACTTAATCTAGTAGTTTCGTTCACTGGACCAAACGGTGTGGGAAACCTTGCTTCAACCGTGATCAC GGGTTCTGCATCTGATTTTTCAAACTGGACGAAGGTTGAGACTGTATTGGAGGCCAAGGCAACGAGTCGAAACTCAAGACTTCAATTAACGACAACTGCAAAGGGTGTGATATGGTTGGACCAAGTGTCTGCTATGCCAGTGGACACATATAAG GGACATGGTTTCCGAAATGATCTTTTTCAAATGCTGGTAGATATGAAACCAAGTTTTATCAGATTTCCGG GTGGTTGTTTTGTCGAAGGCGAATCTTTAAGAAATGCATTTCGATGGAAAGCTTCCGTTGGACCTTGGGAGGAGAGACCAGGGCACTTCGGTGATGTATGGAAGTACTGGACTGATGATGGACTCGGTTATTTTGAATTTCTCCAA CTTTCAGAAGACTTGGGCGCTTTACCGATATGGGTATTCAATAATG GTGTAAGCCATACCGATGAAGTTGATACATCCGCCGTTTTACCTTTTGTGCGA GAAGCCCTTGATGGACTTGAATTTGCAAGAGGTGACCCGACTTCAAAATGGGGTTCCCTTAGAGCTGCTATGGGAcatccggagccatttaacctaAAATATGTTGCTGTTGGAAATGAGGATTGTGGAAAAAAGAACTATCGCG GAAACTACCTGAGGTTCTATAGTGCAATAAGACAAGCTTATCCAGATATCAAAATCATCTCAAACTGCGACGCTTCTTCGACTCCTCTAGATCACCCTGCTGATCTTTATGATTATCAT ATTTATACCGGTGCGGATGACATGTTTTCTAGATCTACAACATTTAATCGAGTAACACGAAGTGGTCCAAAG GCATTTGTAAGTGAGTATGCGGTGACTGGAAAGGACGCCGGGCAAGGAAGTCTTTTGGCCGCCCTAGCTGAAGCTGGATTCCTCATTGGACTGGAAAATAACAG TGACATTATCGATATGGCTAGCTATGCTCCCCTTTTTGTAAATGCCAACGATAGGAGGTGGAACCCCGATGCGATTGTATTCAACTCTTTTCAGCTCTACGGAACTCCTAGCTACTGGATGCAGTTATTTTTTGCAGAGTCAAATGGAGCAACACTTCTAAGTTCATCACTTCAAACGAATTCCTCGAAAACACTAATTGCATCAGCAATTACTTGGCAAAATTCTGTGGATAAGAAAAGTTACTTGCGAATAAAG GCTGTGAACTACGGTGCCAGTGCCGTGAACCTCAAGATTTCTATCAGTGGATTGGACCCAAATTCATTGCAGTCATCTGGATCCTCAAAAAGTGTGCTTACATCTGCGAATGTAATGGATGAAAATTCCTTCTCGCAGCCAAAAAAG ATTGTTCCAATCCAGAGTCTACTTCAAAATGTTGGGAAGGACATGAATGCGATACTTCCGCCGCATTCATTCACATTACTTGATTTGTTGAAAGAATCCAATAAGCTGATGATGCCAGAGAGTGATTCTTCCATAAGATCTTCTATTTAA
- the LOC131612360 gene encoding alpha-L-arabinofuranosidase 1-like → MSFSKASCSFLRIYLIIVSCVAFQCNAADQISTLFVNASHGSGRPIPNTLFGIFFEEINHAGTGGLWAELVNNRGFEAGGTRFLSNIDPWTIVGTESSVLVQTELNSCFERNKVALRIDVLCDKCPSHGVGISNPGFWGMNIVKGKKYKVVFFVRSIGALDMTVSFRKAQGGEILASSNVKGSALEVSEWKRMETTLVATASCSNSNLVLTTTQKGKLWLDQISAMPVDTFKGHGFRSDLVDMLLQLKPAFLRFPGGCFVEGKTLSNAFRWKDSVGPWEQRPGHFGDVWNYWTDDAFGYFEGLQLAEDIGAAPVWVFNNGISHTDEIDTSVIGPFVQEALDGIEFARGKATSTWGSVRASMGHPQPFNLKYVGVGNEDCGKKNYHGNYLAFYNAIRRVYPDIQIISNCDASLRPLDHPADLYDYHTYPLDARNMFSNAHVFDKTPRNGPKAFVSEYALIGEKQAKHGTLLGAVSEAGFLIGLERNSDHVVMASYAPLFVNAHDRMWNPDAIVFDNNQAYGTPSYWVQYMFRESNGATFLNSKLHNTDLNSVTASAILCHNPLNNSTYLKIKVANIGNNKVNLKISLEGFGSKIQTASTKTVLTSRNAFDENSFLDPKKITPQQSQLKSPSNEMIVIIPPVSLTVFDMIR, encoded by the exons ATGAgtttctcaaaagcttcttgcAGTTTTCTTAGGATCTACCTCATTATAGTTTCTTGTGTTGCATTCCAATGTAATGCTGCTGACCAAATTTCAACTCTATTTGTAAATGCTTCTCATGGATCTGGAAGGCCTATTCCTAACACTCTTTTTGGAATATTTTTTGAG GAGATCAATCATGCCGGTACTGGGGGATTGTGGGCGGAACTTGTGAACAATAGAG gaTTTGAAGCCGGGGGAACGCGATTTCTGTCGAATATTGATCCTTGGACCATAGTTGGAACGGAATCATCAGTTCTAGTACAAACTGAGCTTAATTCTTGTTTTGAACGCAATAAGGTCGCTTTGAGAATTGATGTGTTGTGTGATAAGTGTCCTTCTCATGGTGTTGGAATCTCTAACCCAGGTTTTTGGGGCATG AATATTGTGAAAGGGAAGAAATACAAGGTAGTGTTCTTTGTTCGTTCAATAGGAGCACTAGATATGACGGTATCATTCAGAAAAGCACAAGGTGGAGAAATATTGGCTTCTAGCAATGTCAA AGGTTCTGCATTAGAGGTTTCAGAGTGGAAAAGGATGGAAACAACATTAGTAGCAACTGCATCATGTTCTAATTCAAATCTTGTCTTAACAACAACTCAAAAAGGGAAGCTATGGTTGGATCAAATATCGGCTATGCCCGTCGACACATTTAAG GGACATGGTTTCAGAAGTGACTTGGTTGACATGCTCTTACAGTTGAAACCAGCTTTTCTTAGATTTCCAG GTGGTTGTTTTGTTGAAGGAAAAACATTGAGCAATGCATTTAGGTGGAAAGATAGTGTTGGACCATGGGAACAAAGACCTGGACACTTTGGTGATGTTTGGAATTATTGGACAGATGATGCATTTGGTTATTTTGAGGGTCTTCAA CTAGCAGAGGACATTGGTGCAGCACCAGTGTGGGTCTTCAACAACG GTATAAGCCATACTGATGAAATTGATACAAGTGTCATTGGACCTTTTGTGCAA GAAGCACTTGATGGTATTGAGTTTGCTAGAGGTAAAGCCACCTCAACATGGGGATCCGTCAGAGCATCTATGGGACATCCACAACCTTTTAACCTAAAATATGTTGGTGTTGGAAATGAAGATTGTGGGAAAAAAAATTACCATG GAAATTACCTAGCCTTCTACAACGCTATACGACGTGTTTATCCAGATattcaaatcatttcaaattgtgACGCTTCTCTCAGGCCATTAGACCATCCGGCTGATTTGTATGATTATCAC ACTTATCCTCTTGATGCGCGAAATATGTTTAGTAATGCTCATGTTTTTGATAAGACACCGCGCAATGGACCAAAG GCTTTTGTGAGCGAGTATGCTCTAATTGGAGAGAAACAAGCTAAGCATGGAACTCTTTTGGGAGCTGTGTCTGAAGCTGGATTCCTTATTGGATTAGAAAGAAACAG TGATCATGTTGTAATGGCAAGCTATGCACCACTTTTTGTAAATGCACATGACAGAAT GTGGAACCCAGATGCAATTGTTTTTGACAATAATCAAGCTTATGGAACTCCTAGCTATTGGGTGCAGTATATGTTTAGAGAGTCAAATGGAGCAACATTTCTCAACTCAAAACTTCATAATACTGATCTCAACTCAGTGACTGCATCTGCAATTCTTTGCCATAATCCTCTAAATAATAGTACTTACTTAAAAATAAAG GTTGCAAACATAGGGAACAACAAAGTGAATCTCAAGATTTCTCTCGAGGGATTCGGGAGTAAGATTCAAACTGCATCAACAAAGACTGTACTCACATCTAGAAATGCATTTGATGAGAATAGCTTCTTAGACCCAAAAAAG ATAACACCACAACAAAGTCAACTTAAGAGTCCTTCTAATGAGATGATTGTCATAATTCCTCCAGTTTCATTAACAGTATTTGATATGATAAGATAA